A window from Eretmochelys imbricata isolate rEreImb1 chromosome 23, rEreImb1.hap1, whole genome shotgun sequence encodes these proteins:
- the PFKFB1 gene encoding 6-phosphofructo-2-kinase/fructose-2,6-bisphosphatase 1 has protein sequence MEQKPTKIPASVPQFTNSPTMVILVGLPARGKTYISKKLTRYLNWIGIPTKVFNVGQYRREAVQTYKNYEFFRPDNQEAMHIRRQCALAALKDVHTYLSREEGQVAVFDATNTTRERRNMILQFASDHGYKVFFIESICDDPDIIEENITQVKLSSPDYKDCAREEVVGDFLKRIQCYQLNYQPLDDELDSALSYIKIFNVGLRYLVNRVQDHVQSRTVYYLMNIHVAPRAIYLTRHGESQLNLQGRLGGDSGLSPRGQQFSCALASFIESQNIRELKVWTSHMKRTIQTAEALHVPYEQWKALNEIDAGVCEEMSYEEIQTHHPEEFALRDQDKYRYPKGESYEDLVQRLEPVIMELERQENVLVICHQAVMRCLLAYFLDKSAEELPYLKCPLHTVLKLTPVAYGCQVESIFLNVEAVNTHRERPQVTPAPKSSLLPHYRHYRTNPLASLEPTKWSHLEDLGLTTFSQLGVQNVDVTREPEEALGTVPPHY, from the exons ATGGAGCAAAAGCCAACTAAGATACCAG cctccgtgcctcagtttaccaattCGCCCACTATGGTGATCCTGGTGGGGCTGCCGGCCCGTGGGAAGACCTATATCTCCAAGAAGCTGACCCGCTACCTGAACTGGATTGGGATCCCCACAAAGG TGTTCAACGTGGGGCAATATCGCCGCGAGGCTGTGCAGACCTACAAAAACTATGAGTTCTTCCGGCCAGATAACCAGGAAGCCATGCACATACGCAG gcagTGCGCTCTGGCCGCTCTGAAGGATGTCCACACTTACCTGAGCCGTGAAGAGGGACAGGTCGCG GTGTTTGACGCCACCAACACGACACGGGAGCGAAGGAACATGATCCTGCAATTCGCCAGTGACCATGGCTACAAG GTGTTTTTCATTGAGTCCATCTGTGATGACCCTGATATCATCGAGGAGAACATCACA CAAGTCAAGCTGAGCAGCCCAGACTACAAGGACTGCGCGcgggaggaggtggtgggggatttCCTCAAGCGCATCCAGTGCTACCAGCTCAACTACCAGCCCCTGGACGACGAGCTGGACAG cgCCCTGTCCTACATCAAGATCTTCAACGTGGGGCTGCGGTACCTGGTGAACCGGGTGCAGGACCACGTGCAGAGCCGCACCGTGTACTATCTGATGAACATCCACGTCGCACCGCGCGCCATCTACCTCACCCGGCATGGCGAGAGCCAGCTCAACCTGCAGGGGCGCCTCGGGGGCGACTCGGGGCTCTCCCCCCGCGGCCAGCAG TTTTCCTGCGCCCTGGCCAGCTTCATCGAGAGCCAGAACATCCGGGAGCTCAAGGTGTGGACCAGCCACATGAAGCGGACGATCCAGACGGCCGAGGCCCTGCATGTGCCCTACGAGCAGTGGAAGGCGCTGAACGAGATCGATGCGG GCGTCTGTGAGGAAATGTCCTATGAGGAGATCCAGACCCATCACCCGGAGGAGTTTGCCCTGCGTGATCAAGACAAGTACCGATACCCGAAAGGGGAG TCATATGAAGACCTGGTGCAGCGGCTGGAGCCTGTCATCATGGAGCTGGAGCGGCAGGAGAATGTGCTGGTGATCTGCCATCAGGCCGTCATGCGCTGCCTGCTGGCCTACTTCCTGGACAAGAGCGCAG AAGAGCTGCCCTATCTGAAATGCCCACTGCACACCGTGCTCAAACTGACCCCTGTGGCATACG GTTGCCAAGTGGAGTCCATTTTCCTCAACGTGGAGGCCGTGAACACGCACCGGGAGCGCCCCCAGGTGA CACCTGCCCCAAAGTCTAGCCTGCTCCCCCATTACCGGCACTACCGGACCAACCCTTTGGCCAGCCTGGAGCCCACCAAATGGTCCCACTTGGAAGATCTTGGTCTGACAACTTTCTCACAGCTTGGGGTGCAG AATGTCGACGTGACGCGGGAGCCCGAGGAAGCACTGGGGACGGTGCCCCCTCACTATTAA